A window of Suncus etruscus isolate mSunEtr1 chromosome 4, mSunEtr1.pri.cur, whole genome shotgun sequence contains these coding sequences:
- the MCM5 gene encoding DNA replication licensing factor MCM5, whose protein sequence is MSGFDDPGIFYSDSFGGDSAAQEEGQARKSQLQRRFKEFLRQYRVGTDRTGFTFKYRDELKRHYNLGEYWIEVEMEDLSSFDEDLADYLYKQPAEHLQLLEEAAKEVADEVTRPRPSGEEVLQDIQVMLKSDASPSGIRSLKSDTMSHLVKIPGIIIAASAVRAKATRISIQCRSCRNTITNIAMRPGLEGYALPRKCNTDQAGRPKCPLDPYFIMPDKCQCVDFQTLKLQELPDAVPHGEMPRHLQLYCDRYLCDKVVPGNRVTIMGIYSIKRFGLTSSRGRDRVGVGIRSSYIRVLGIQVDTDGSGRSFTGAVTPQEEEEFRRLAALPNVYEVVSKSIAPSIFGGMDMKKAIACLLFGGSRKRLPDGLTRRGDINLLMLGDPGTAKSQLLKFVEKCSPIGVYTSGKGSSAAGLTASVMRDPASRNFIMEGGAMVLADGGVVCIDEFDKMREDDRVAIHEAMEQQTISIAKAGITTTLNSRCSVLAAANSVFGRWDETKGEDNIDFMPTILSRFDMIFIVKDEHNEERDLMLAKHVITLHVSALTQTQAVEGEISLAKLKKFIAYCRSRCGPRLSAAAAEKLKNRYILMRSGARQHERDLDRRSSIPITVRQLEAIVRIAESLSKMKLQPFATEADVEEALRLFQVSTLDAALSGTLSGVEGFTSQEDQEMLSRIEKQLKRRFAIGSQVSEHSIVQDFTKQKYPEHAIYKVLQLMLRRGEVQHRMQRKVLYRLK, encoded by the exons ATGTCGGGGTTCGACGATCCGGGCATCTTCTACAGCGACAGCTTCGGCGGGGACTCCGCGGCCCAAGAAGAGGGCCAGGCCCGCAAGTCGCAGTTGCAGCGGCGCTTCAAGGAGTTCCTGCGGCAGTACCGGGTGGGCACGGACCGCACCGGCTTCACCTTCAAATACAG GGATGAGCTCAAGCGCCATTACAACCTGGGCGAGTATTGGATCGAGGTGGAGATGGAAGATCTGTCGAGCTTCGATGAGGACCTGGCTGACTACTTGTACAAGCAGCCGGCAGAGCACTTGCAGTTG TTGGAGGAGGCCGCTAAGGAGGTGGCTGATGAGGTGACCCGGCCCCGGCCCAGTGGCGAGGAAGTGCTGCAGGACATCCAGGTCATGCTTAAGTCTGACGCCAGCCCGTCCGGCATCCGGAGCCTGAAG TCGGACACCATGTCGCACCTGGTGAAGATCCCTGGCATCATCATCGCCGCCTCTGCCGTCCGTGCCAAGGCCACCCGCATCTCCATCCAGTGCCGCAGCTGCCGGAACACCATCACCAACATCGCCATGCGGCCCGGCCTGGAGGGCTATGCCTTGCCCCGGAAGTGCAACAC GGACCAGGCTGGGCGCCCCAAGTGTCCGCTGGACCCCTACTTCATCATGCCCGACAAGTGCCAGTGTGTGGACTTCCAGACCCTGAAGCTGCAGGAGCTGCCCGATGCAGTGCCCCATGGCGAGATGCCCCGACACCTGCAGCTCTACTGTGACCG GTACCTGTGCGACAAGGTTGTCCCTGGCAACAGGGTCACCATCATGGGCATCTACTCCATCAAGAGGTTTGGCCTCACGTCCAGTCGGGGCCGCGACAGGGTGGGTGTAGGCATCCGCAGCTCCTACATCCGGGTCCTGGGCATCCAGGTAGACACCGATGGCTCTG GCCGCAGCTTTACGGGAGCCGTGACCcctcaggaggaggaggagttccGGCGCCTGGCCGCCCTCCCCAATGTCTACGAGGTTGTGTCCAAGAGCATTGCCCCCTCCATCTTCGGGGGCATGGACATGAAGAAGGCCATTGCCTGTCTGCTCTTTGGGGGCTCCCGGAAGAG GCTGCCTGATGGGCTCACCCGGCGCGGTGACATCAACCTGCTGATGTTGGGGGACCCAGGCACAGCCAAGTCACAGCTGCTGAAGTTTGTGGAGAAATGTTCACCCATTGGG GTGTACACTTCCGGGAAGGGCAGTAGCGCGGCAGGTCTGACGGCCTCAGTGATGAGGGACCCCGCATCCCGCAACTTCATCATGGAGGGGGGCGCCATGGTGCTGGCTGACGGTGGCGTCGTCTGCATCGATGAGTTTGACAAG ATGCGAGAGGATGACCGTGTTGCGATCCACGAGGCCATGGAGCAGCAGACCATCTCCATCGCCAAG GCTGGCATCACCACCACCCTCAACTCTCGCTGCTCCGTCCTGGCGGCCGCCAACTCGGTGTTCGGCCGCTGGGACGAGACCAAGGGCGAGGACAACATCGACTTCATGCCCACCATCCTGTCGCGCTTTGACATGATCTTCATCGTCAAGGACGAGCACAACGAGGAGAGGGACCTG ATGTTGGCCAAGCATGTCATCACCCTGCACGTGAGCGCGTTGACGCAGACCCAGGCCGTGGAGGGCGAGATCAGCCTGGCCAAGCTGAAGAAGTTCATCGCCTACTGCCGCTC GAGGTGTGGCCCCCGGCTGTCAGCAGCGGCTGCAGAGAAGCTCAAGAACCGCTACATCCTCATGCGAAGTGGGGCCCGGCAACACGAGCGCGACTTGGACCGGCGCTCTAGCATCCCCATCACTGTGCG GCAGCTGGAGGCCATCGTGCGCATCGCTGAGTCCCTGAGCAAGATGAAGTTGCAGCCCTTCGCCACCGAGGCGGACGTGGAGGAGGCGTTGCGGCTTTTCCAGGTGTCTACGCTGGATGCTGCCCTGTCTGGCACCCTGTCTG GTGTGGAAGGCTTCACCAGCCAGGAGGACCAGGAGATGCTGAGCCGCATCGAGAAGCAGCTCAAGCGCCGATTTGCCATCGGCTCACAGGTGTCGGAGCATAGCATCGTGCAGGACTTCACCAAGCAG AAATACCCAGAACACGCCATCTACAAGGTCCTGCAGCTGATGCTGAGGCGAGGCGAGGTCCAGCACCGCATGCAGCGCAAGGTCCTCTACCGCCTCAAATAG